A window of the Posidoniimonas polymericola genome harbors these coding sequences:
- a CDS encoding CNNM domain-containing protein, translated as MASLAPYIPHLIAMALLLAASAFFSCSEAALFYLGREERDRMQDGALGERTAARLLANPERLLTAILFWNLLVNMAYFALASLVAIGINNQGAASEASVLTVVALFAVIIFSEMLPKNFGVVWPVRFATLLSVPLSAAAKVLDPIAWVFGAVSRGSSRVLFPHFEAEPYLELGDLERAISLSGGDQQLIEQEQNVLSRIVALAETRIEEIMRPRLLYEALPPPVTQSQLSPQTTASGYVLVTEPDSEEIAAVIDVNRAALFPGESIGQLASPVLAAPWCASVAETLSRLDSAKRDVVAVVNELGETIGIVTRNDILGSVLHAEAARDRGAERVGRIRAIGDGQWEVTGMTTLRRLAKKLGCELPAVKGITVAGMLQEQLNHLPQEGDEVEWAGHHWRVLSADHPSLLTASVRRVLTPDPPQDS; from the coding sequence TTGGCAAGCCTAGCGCCCTACATCCCGCACCTGATCGCGATGGCCCTGCTGCTGGCCGCCAGCGCGTTCTTTTCCTGCAGCGAGGCGGCGCTCTTCTACCTCGGCCGGGAAGAACGCGACCGGATGCAGGACGGCGCCCTCGGCGAACGCACCGCGGCGCGGCTGCTCGCCAACCCCGAGCGGCTGCTTACCGCCATCCTGTTCTGGAACCTGCTGGTCAACATGGCGTACTTTGCGCTGGCGTCGCTGGTGGCGATTGGGATCAACAATCAAGGCGCCGCCAGCGAGGCCTCCGTGCTGACGGTCGTGGCGTTGTTCGCGGTCATCATCTTCAGCGAGATGCTGCCCAAGAACTTCGGCGTGGTCTGGCCGGTGCGGTTCGCGACCCTGCTGAGTGTGCCGCTCAGCGCGGCTGCCAAGGTGCTCGACCCAATCGCCTGGGTGTTCGGCGCGGTGAGCCGGGGTTCGTCACGGGTGCTGTTCCCCCACTTCGAGGCCGAGCCGTACCTCGAGCTCGGCGACCTCGAGCGGGCGATCAGCCTGTCGGGCGGTGACCAACAACTCATCGAGCAAGAACAGAACGTCCTGAGCCGCATCGTCGCCCTCGCCGAGACCCGCATCGAGGAGATCATGCGGCCACGGCTGCTCTACGAAGCGCTCCCCCCGCCGGTGACGCAATCGCAGCTCTCCCCGCAAACCACCGCTAGCGGGTACGTGCTGGTGACCGAGCCCGACAGCGAAGAGATCGCCGCGGTGATTGACGTCAACCGCGCCGCACTCTTCCCCGGCGAGTCGATCGGCCAGCTCGCCTCGCCCGTGCTGGCGGCGCCGTGGTGCGCCAGCGTCGCCGAGACCCTCAGCCGACTCGACTCGGCGAAGCGGGACGTGGTGGCGGTCGTCAACGAGCTCGGCGAGACCATCGGCATCGTCACCCGCAACGACATCCTCGGCAGCGTGCTGCACGCCGAAGCGGCCCGCGACCGTGGCGCCGAACGCGTCGGCCGGATCCGCGCCATCGGCGACGGGCAGTGGGAGGTCACCGGCATGACAACGCTCCGGCGGCTCGCCAAGAAGCTGGGCTGCGAGCTGCCCGCGGTGAAGGGCATCACGGTCGCCGGCATGCTGCAGGAGCAGCTCAACCACCTCCCGCAGGAGGGCGACGAGGTCGAGTGGGCCGGGCACCACTGGCGGGTGCTGTCGGCCGACCACCCCTCGCTGCTGACCGCCTCGGTCCGCAGGGTCCTGACGCCCGATCCTCCCCAAGACTCCTAA